The following proteins are encoded in a genomic region of Dioscorea cayenensis subsp. rotundata cultivar TDr96_F1 chromosome 8, TDr96_F1_v2_PseudoChromosome.rev07_lg8_w22 25.fasta, whole genome shotgun sequence:
- the LOC120267570 gene encoding BTB/POZ domain-containing protein At1g55760-like, translated as MSESAYRVETAPRLAQWRVDALSSTTYRKSDPFRIGLWNWYLTVEKNKQLFVKLYPEVSSLTREQPPIVSFIIKLISISSPNRRTLVHPGISDKLLKNNDDFVWAIDILFSGRFIIDVEFLDIKIVPQSGGEPCSIWTGYHVEKQSVGTALTSLGRMLSEGIHTDIIINAADGTIGAHRSILATRSPVFRSMFSHNLREKELSTVNISDMSFEACQAFFNYIYGNFQADEFLANRLALLRAADKYDISDLKEACHESLLEDIDTKNVLERLQTAHLYRLPLLKSCCMRYLVNFGKIYEIRDDFNTFLENSDRELIADVFHEILAAWKG; from the exons ATGAGTGAATCGGCTTATCGTGTTGAGACTGCGCCTCGCCTTGCCCAATGGCGTGTCGATGCTTTATCATCCACTACTTACCGCAAGTCCGATCCTTTCCGGATCGGCCTCTGGAACTG GTACTTGACAGTGGAGAAAAATAAACAGTTGTTTGTGAAGCTGTATCCTGAAGTATcaagcttgacaagggaacaACCTCCCATTGTATCATTCATTATCAAACTCATCTCCATCTCCTCTCCCAATCGCAGAACACTCGTTCACCCTG GAATTAGTGACAAGCTGCTGAAAAACAATGATGATTTTGTGTGGGCAATAGATATCCTCTTCAGTGGCAGATTCATCATTGATGTAGAGTTCCTTGACATCAAGATTGTTCCACAATCT GGAGGAGAGCCTTGCTCAATTTGGACTGGCTATCATGTGGAGAAACAATCGGTTGGGACTGCACTTACCTCTTTGGGCCGGATGCTTTCTGAGGGTATCCATACTGATATCATCATCAATGCTGCTGATGGCACAATTGGTGCACATCGCTCAATCCTTGCTACAAGGTCCCCTGTGTTCCGGAGTATGTTCTCCCACAATCTCAGGGAGAAAGAGCTCTCCACAGTGAACATCTCTGACATGTCTTTTGAGGCCTGCCAAGCCTTTTTCAACTATATTTATGGCAACTTCCAGGCTGATGAGTTCCTGGCTAATCGCCTTGCTCTCCTCCGAGCAGCTGACAAGTATGATATCTctgacctcaaggaagcttgtcATGAGAGCCTTCTAGAGGACATTGACACAAAAAATGTCCTTGAGAGGCTTCAAACCGCTCATCTTTACCGCTTGCCATTGCTGAAGAGTTGTTGCATGAGGTATCTGGTAAACTTTGGCAAGATTTATGAGATCCGTGATGATTTCAATACCTTCCTTGAAAACTCTGATCGAGAACTAATTGCTGATGTCTTTCATGAAATCCTAGCTGCCTGGAAGGGCTAA